A segment of the Myxocyprinus asiaticus isolate MX2 ecotype Aquarium Trade chromosome 10, UBuf_Myxa_2, whole genome shotgun sequence genome:
ttttgactaggccactccaaagccttcattttgtttttcttcagccattcagaggtgaacTTGCtgatgtgttttggatcattgtcctgctgcagaacccaagttcgcttcagcttgaggtcacgaacagatggccggacattctccttcaggattttttggtagacagcagaattcatggttccatttatcacagcaagtcttccaggtcctgaagcagcaaaacagccccagaccatcacactaccaccaccatattttactgttggtatgatgttccttttctgaaatgcggtgttacttttacgccagatgtaatgggacacacaccttccaaaaagttcaacttttgtctcgtcagtccacagagtattttcccaaaagtcttggggatcatcaagatcaTCAAGaagttttctggcaaaaatgagacgagccttaatgttctttttgctcagcagtggttttcgtcttggaactctgccatgcaggccatttttgcccagtctctttcttatggtggagtcatggacactgaccttaactgaggcaagtgaggcctgcagttctttggatgttgttgtggggtcttttgtgacctcttggatgagtcgtcgctgcgctcttggggtaattttggtcggctggccactcctgggaaggttcaccactgttccatgttccgccatttgtggataatggctctcactgtagttctctggagtcccaaagctttagaaatggctttataaccttttccagactgatagatctcaattactttctttctcatttgttcctgaatgtctagcttttgaagatcttttggtctacttcactttgtcaggcaggtcctatttaagtgatttcttgattgagaacaggtgtggcagtaatcaggcctgggtgtggctagagaaattgaactcaggtgtgataaaccacagttaagttatgttttaacaggtggggcaaacactttttcacacagggccatgtaggtttggattttgttttcccttaataataaaaaccttcatttaaaaactgcattttgtgtttacttgtgttatctttgactaatatttaaacttgtttgatgatctgaaacatttaagtgtgacaaacatgcaaaaaaataagaaatcaggaaggggcaaacactttttcacaccactgtatatatatatatatatatatatatatatatatatatatatatatatatatatatatataatcatataatCAAGGTGCCCTTGagggtacagggatccagctttgcggCACCTGACATTTCagaagttgagtagccctgctcgagagtgtatagagaatggtgctaaaaacaaaaaaaatccagtgagcggcagttctgtggacggaaacaccttgttgatgagagaggtcaacagagaatggccagactggttcgagctgacagaaagtctatggtaactcagataaccactctgtacaattgtgctgagcagaatagcatctcagaatgcacaacatgatgggctacaacagcagaagaccatgttgggcactttattaggaccatagagttactaataaagtgctgaGTGATTGTATAGCagaatggccataaaataaaaaacaccaacGATGGAATTTATTTTAGTCTATAGATTTATGAATTGGTATAAACAAAGCACTTCTTGTTCAGTCCTGCTTATATATTTTTGGATAATGTAATAAATTGTGAGAATATGAGATAAGACAGACCTCCTTTCAGGCTCATCTCCCTGTTGATGGTGTTTACAATCCCTCGGACAGTTCCTCTGGTGATGTCACCTTTCTTCAACTCAATTCTGACACTTCCAGTTTTGACTGTAGAGGAGAAAGATTGAAAACTCTCATTTTGAATTTATTAATATTCGTTACGGTAAAACTGTAACTATCACATGGATgcagattttaaaatatattttaagagcAGATATATGTGTGGATAagcatgaaaatgtaaaaatggtcaaaaccTTGATTTTCAGGCATTTTGCCGAAAGCAGGCTTGACATGAGTGGATGCCTTGAGAAAGAATTGGAAAATAATCAAGACTAAaacttaaaatgattaaaaaaaaaaaaaaaatgtgtgattaaACAATGATTAACCTTGTTCCTCTCCCTGAAATATTCCCAATAGACGTCATTAATCTTTTCTTCAAATGCCACTATAGTGATCTCCTTGAGGCAGGTTGAGTTCTGCGCAGTCAAGTGTTTCTCGATTGCTGTAAAGATGGCTGTGATCGATTCTTTTGCACCAATGCCACCtcgttctgcagaacacaagctgATATTGTTACTTCAGAATTCAATATCTCCTCAAAGTCCTCTGTGCAACaggatattttttaaataagtaattgaTTGTTGTCATACCGGTTCCAATAGCAGGAATTGCCAGTGTTGTGGATTTTTTGCCCTCGCAGAGATTCAATACCTTCTCAAGAGAAGACATGATGTCTGCAGCATTATGAGGTCCAACTATTTGGGCGATGTTCTTACATTTAAGTGCTCCACCACTTGTCATAACTACACCACCAGCTTTCAGAGGACCTAGACGAGCAAAGTTCACACTGTTAAATGCTTtacttttaatataatatatgcattaGTTTACATTATGCCATTGAGAGTAAGAGCCAGTGATTACCTAGCTTTGCGCATTCATCAGCAACTATTTTTCCTGCAGCTTTCAAGATGGCACCAGAAACACCTGTGAAATTATATTGGCACTTTATTTCTACTATTTGCAACTAATATAAATACAATTAGCTAAACACAACTATTTGTGTAAGCACTGTAAAACATTCACTGTAACCTATGTATTTGAATATATAAAGCAATAGTGCATAAGTCATGATTCGTGACTCTGTTTAGTATTGAATACTACAGTTCAGAAACACTTACCAGTGTCGAGATTTAAATTGGTGTTGTTGGAGTTCACAATGACATCCACTGTCTCTTTTTCAGCCGTATTGACACGTCTTTGATAAGCAATGTTTCAATTCCCAtttatgtgaaaaaacaaaacatacatcaGCAATATATGTATCTTTAGCTGCATTCTATGCAAGAAAATGGCCACCAGTAAACCTAAATCTGTGTATATACCTCTTTTGTCTGATCCATGTTTATGCTTCAGGGATTGTGAGGGGACTCTTGTAGATGTGCTTGTTGGGTGGGCATTCATTGGGCAAGTCAAAGCATCTGCAGTGAAATTATGCATGATACTCTGTGTGATTCTTAGAGTCATTGAATTGTCTATTTTGTGAGCAAAACTCTTTGGAAGACCAGATTTGCGCACTTGCTCTTGTGATAAATACACATTGCACTGGAACTCCTTTGCTTTTGCCTTCACATTACCTTCATGTTTCTCCAGAACCTTTGCTTCTCCTGCTTTGCAATACTGGTACTTCTTCACAACAATGGATGACACCTGCTTCTTTACAACACTCACCACCTCTTTAATCTTGTCTTTTGCTGCTGTGACCTTCAGACCAGGGTTATTTGATGTTCTGCATGCAAGTATGGTAGCATCAAGGCACTTGATTTGAGGGAGCGCAGAGAGGTTCATGCAAGAATCAACAAACTTGACCTCTTGCACAGATTTGAGAGGAACATCCTCAGTTGTCGGTTCCTTGTTCTCCAGGATTCCTCTCACTTTTCGTGCAGCATCTGCAACTACGCTAGAAAATCCACACAATATAACCTGCTTGTCTGATGGTGTGATCCTGATGTTGCGACCGTTGTGGCTTAATTCCACTTGGTCTTTAAGATTCCTGAGAAAGTGCGTCCAGTTTTCACTGGTTTGTTTGGAAGAAAGTTGGATAACCTCCTCTTTGAGAACACACTTATTTTGTCTTCAGCTCTCTTCAGGTTTTCTTTCTCAACGAAGATCCCAACACAATCCTTCTGGTTGACAAATTTAGCTGGAATGTGGGTGGGAGAGAAATAGTCTTGCTCAAACACATTAAGATCCAGTGACTTGAGGAAATgaatgagatgagaagagagcttcagctggtgcatgATCATGTTCTCCTGTGCCCGCTTGATGACCACCTCAGCTGAACTTACTTTATCCTTCAAACTACTAAGGTGAAAGATGAGCTGATTCTCATCATGTGTGAAAGAAACATCTCCTAGTTTGGATTGTACACGTTCTTTCACGAGGTCAAACTTCTCTTTGCAGTCCAGCTGAATTTTCACATCAACAGTGTTACTTTCCATGTCCACCTCAGCAGCAGCATCCTTCATCAGCTTCCCCATCTTCTCAGAAAGGACAGTCACCTCCTCTTTCACAccaacaatgacagctttaaaGCCCCTGAAGGAGACGGCAGCATCATCTGTGTTGAGGCAGTGATTCTTCACTCTGTCCCATACGTCTTTCTCAGCAGTCAACTCTACTGTGTCAAACTGGCTCAGAAAGGATTGGACTTCCCTCATTGTTTTGGTTTCCCAAGTGGGTCCAATTCGCAGTGCAGTCAGCGAGTCTTTGTCAACATCCATCTCCAGTGTCAATGCACTTGGTGGTGCAGAACTGTCAAGAAGAACTTTGGCATGAAGCAATTTGACATTATTCTCCAACTGTTTTCTAAATTTCTCATTCTTCTCAATGAAACGAAGCAGATCTGCATTGACAGGGATATTTGTTTTTGTGGGCGTATCAGTCAAAGATGGTTTTTCTCCAGATAAAACCTTTTGAAAGCTTGAGTAGAACAGTGAAACCTGAAGCGCTGTTCCGCAAACATCGTGCTTTTGTTCCACCAATTCATGCGCAACTATTGAAATGGAAAGTTCTGTTACTGAAGTTACCAATTTAGGCTTATTTTGAGTTTTGAGTTTAATTACTATCAAA
Coding sequences within it:
- the LOC127447619 gene encoding LOW QUALITY PROTEIN: protein mono-ADP-ribosyltransferase PARP14-like (The sequence of the model RefSeq protein was modified relative to this genomic sequence to represent the inferred CDS: inserted 2 bases in 2 codons), with the protein product MEGRSLIVEGLPDDFDNVKSKLNLYFLNKRKSGAVIMQIQEHSEDKRKAILIYVKEEDLKKVLDRKTHKIDFKTQGTVEVTVRRPEETSRKKTKPAILPKPKLETIAFLKQSLPANVSPVRKHTTSQKDDEEDSEISDILITSQKSIDKETLQMYVEQFAGHFEMRKHENNSWILKLYNQSDLQKILAQKEHEFGISLKVYKERHKGQVDPRRFILTGFDGNTDCKKISVFISSCSKTTEHTWEILDEDRIVVTFKQDIDVKSFISKCTSKPLQGRDIGMTRMELTDSVLVQGDLRQISEDTLSLYFSIKKRSRGAEIKSFIWINRQKSAVITFEDCHVAHELVEQKHDVCGTALQVSLFYSSFQKVLSGEKPSLTDTPTKTNIPVNADLLRFIEKNEKFRKQLENNVKLLHAKVLLDSSAPPSALTLEMDVDKDSLTALRIGPTWETKTMREVQSFLSQFDTVELTAEKDVWDRVKNHCLNTDDAAVSFRGFKAVIVGVKEEVTVLSEKMGKLMKDAAAEVDMESNTVDVKIQLDCKEKFDLVKERVQSKLGDVSFTHDENQLIFHLSSLKDKVSSAEVVIKRAQENMIMHQLKLSSHLIHFLKSLDLNVFEQDYFSPTHIPAKFVNQKDCVGIFVEKENLKRAEDKISXVLKEEVIQLSSKQTSENWTHFLRNLKDQVELSHNGRNIRITPSDKQVILCGFSSVVADAARKVRGILENKEPTTEDVPLKSVQEVKFVDSCMNLSALPQIKCLDATILACRTSNNPGLKVTAAKDKIKEVVSVVKKQVSSIVVKKYQYCKAGEAKVLEKHEGNVKAKAKEFQCNVYLSQEQVRKSGLPKSFAHKIDNSMTLRITQSIMHNFTADALTCPMNAHPTSTSTRVPSQSLKHKHGSDKRGIYTDLGLLVAIFLHRMQLKIHILLIRVNTAEKETVDVIVNSNNTNLNLDTGVSGAILKAAGKIVADECAKLGPLKAGGVVMTSGGALKCKNIAQIVGPHNAADIMSSLEKVLNLCEGKKSTTLAIPAIGTERGGIGAKESITAIFTAIEKHLTAQNSTCLKEITIVAFEEKINDVYWEYFRERNKASTHVKPAFGKMPENQVKTGSVRIELKKGDITRGTVRGIVNTINREMSLKGVCKVKGPLPLPTRVPSKTPQPPLMCLAMETAAVLFPIMTIEVYGTSSTDLVKVKKFLDDLISDECISKDVQSSHIIDFPETDKKNIVTLCQTNQVSVLVAGWDKLTVSGKKDDVLDAELKIRNFIQEARDREIREGEVKRLRQTLYWEVARGECWQSLKPSVSYEVELAFHKKLQSFQYQENGEMYTVDLRELKVMNSKSGSCRIKRSLYGDSDTAIIQMPPSWSKMDGKDLEIIMLKSDSEEYKKIXDFLNSSKHADVSPVQVLQIDRIQSQSQWHRYCVLKQAVDKKYPEQPNERLLYHGTTKEICQKINKNGFNRSFCGRNAVMHGDGTYFAKGAWYSCHDHYSNPDDKGQKYIYRARVVTGSPCKSRCSMKEPDPINHQDPQAGLHDCAVDNLQNPFIFVVFCDAGAYPEYLITFKTI